A stretch of DNA from Rathayibacter sp. VKM Ac-2762:
TCGGCATCCTCGGCGGTCTCGCCCTGACGGTGCGCCGCCGCCGCGCGTAGACGGCCGCGCACCGCGCACGACGAAGGCGCCCGGGCACACCGCCCGGGCGCCTTCGTCGTCGCGAGACCTGTCGGGTCAGTCGGACGGCACCGCGCAGGTCTCCTCCGCCGCGGTCTGGCCCGGAGCGTCGACGGCGACGGGAGCGGGATCCGTCGGAGCCGCGCCGCCCTCCGCGGGCGCCTCCGCCGCGGGCGCCTCCGCTGCGGGCGCCTCCTCCGCCGGAGCGTCGGATGCGAGGGTCACCGGCTGGTCGGTGAGGACGCGGTTCATCAGCTCGGCCCCGACCTCGGCGTTGGGCACGACCTTGCCCGGGTAGTCCGGGTCGTCGAGCGCCGGGTACTGCACGAAGACCATCTTCGAGAGGTCGACGTCCTTCAGCGCGAGGGCGAGCGAGATCATCGTCGCCGGGCTCGTGAGCGACGTCGACAGGTGCACGTTCGACGAGGTCGCCTGCGCGAGTCCGTAGAGGGCGGGGATGTTCGAGAGGGTGTCGGCCGAGCGGACGGTGCGCATCAGCGAGGCCAGGTACTGCTGCTGCGACGAGATGCGGCTGAGGTCGCTCTGGTCGCCGACGCCGTGGCGGCTGCGGAGGAACGAGAGGGCCATCGACCCGGAGACGGTGGAGGTGCCGGCGGGCAGGTCGAGGCCCGAGTCGGTGTCGAGGATCGGACCCGTGAGGCAGATCGGGACGCCGCCGACGGCGTTGCTCATCTCGATGACGCCGTTGAAGGACACCCAGCCGGCGTAGGGCACCGTCAGGCCGGTGAACTGCTGCAGGGTGTCGTTGACGCAGGCGAGCCCGCCGTACTGGAACGCGGAGTTGAGCGGGACACCGGCGGCGGCCTCGGTGACGACGCCCGTCTCGGGGTCGGTGCAGGCGGGACGGTCCAGGATCAGGTCGCGCGGGAAGCTGATCACCGTCGCGCTGCGGTGGTCGGCCGAGACGTGGAGCAGGATGTTCACATCGTTCAGCGTGTCGTCGCGGACGCCGAAGGAGTCGCCCTGCGTGGCGTCGTTGTCGGTGCCGACCACCAGGACGTCGAAGCCGCCCTCGACCGCGCCCATCTGCACGTTCCCGGCGGTGGGAGGAGCGACGCCCAGATCGACCGCGTTGTCGGCGACGTTCCGGCTGATGCTCACCGTCGCGATCGCCACGAGCGAGGTGGCGCTGACGGCGAGGACGCCGACCACCGCCGCGATCCCGACCACCACTGTCCGCACCCCGGACCGCCGCCGGAGCCGCCCGTGCCGCACCGCGCGCTCGTGAACCCTCATGCGCTCCCACCCCTCACCCCGCCCGCCCGTTCGCCGACGCAGTCGCTCGCCAGTGTAGGCAGGCCCCCTCCGATGCGGCGCGGAACGGCCCTGCTACCGTCGTGCGCGCATCGAGGAGCGGAGGAGGAGCCGTGGAACGCCGAGTCGTCGATCCCGTCACGCAGGTCGAGTGGATCGTCCCGCCGTTCGCGACGGAGGAGGACACCCTCGCCCGCGCGCGGGCCGATCGGGAGGGGCGGCTCGCCGACCTCCGCCTGTACCCGGACCACTGCGCGGAGTATCCGCTCTGGGCGGTCGACGGCCCGATCGACGACCCGGGTGCGATCGGCGTCCCGGAGGCCCTGCACGGACCGCTGCTCCGCTGGCAGGAGCTCTGGGCTGCCGGATGCGACGTGTTCGAGGGCTGGAGGAGCGCCGAGGCGGAGGAGCACTGGCTCGCCCTCGGCCGGGAGCTGCACACCGAGCTCGAGGCCGCCCTCTGGCTGACGACCCGGGTGCTCGCCTGCTTCTGAGGACTGCTGCCCGGGCATCCGCGCAGAAGCCGCCGGCGCAACCCGTCCCCGGACCGGCCCCCGCGTGCCTACCCTGGACGGTGCGCTCTCCTCGTCTTCTGCAGCAGGTCGTCGGCAAGCTCGGCGGGCAGCGGCCCGCGGCCCCGGTGAGCCGTCGAGCGCAGCGCGCGCTCCTCGCCGAGCAGACGGTCCGCGGGGTGCTCGAGCTGGCCGTGCGACTGGGCGAGACGCTGCTCTCGCTGGGGTCCGCGGCCGCCGAGGTGACCGAGACGATCCAGCGGGTGTGCCGCGCCTACGGCATCGAGTGCCAGGTCGACCTCACCTTCACGTCGATCCTGGTCGTGCACGACGGAGGCGACGACTCCCCCAGCGTGAGCGTGCTGCGCGTCGTCCCCTCCCGCAGCGCCGACTACGAGCGGCTCGCCCGCGTGACGGCGCTCGTCACCGCCATCACCGAGGGCTCGCCGGAGGTGCGCGTCGCCGACGCCGTCGACTCCGCCGAGGCCCGCGAGGAGGCCCGCCACCAGTTCGAGGCCGCGCACGATCGGCTCGACGCGATCCTCGTCCAGCCGCACCGCTACCGCCGCGGAGTCGTCACCCTCACGCTCGCGCTCATGGCGGCGGGCGTCGCGCTCCTGCTCGGGGGCGGACCCCTCGTCGTGCTCCTCGCCGCCGCGACGGCCGCCGCGATCGACCTGGTCAACCAGCTCCTCGCCCGCTGGGGTCTGCCCGCCTTCTTCCAGCAGATCGCGGGCGCCGCGCTGGCGACCGGAGTGGCGGTGGTGCTGCTCGCGGTCGTGCCGCGGCTGCCCGTGGAGCTGGCGGTGCTGCCGCCCGCGCTCGTCGTCGCGTCGGGGGTGGTCGTGCTCCTCGCCGGGCTCTCGTTCGTGGGAGCGGCGGACGACGCGATCAACGGGTTCCCGATCACCGCGGGCGGCCGGCTGCTCGAGGTCGGGCTGCTGACGCTGGGCATCGTCGTCGGCATCGCCGTGGTGCTCGACGGCGCGCGCTCGCTCGGGGTCGAGCTGGTGCTGGTCGACTCCTACGCCCGCCCCTGGCCGGCCGCTGTGCAGGTGCTCGGCGCCGGGGTCGCGGCCGGCGCCTGGGCGCTCTCGTCGCACACCCCGCCGCGGCCCGCGCTCATCGCCGCCCTCACCGGAGCCGGCGCGTTCCTCGTCTCCGACTCGCTGACCACCTCGGGCTTCGCGCCGCTCATGGCCAACGCCCTCCCGGCGCTGGCGATCGGCCTGCTCGGCGAAATGCTGGCCGAGCGGATGCGGGTGCCCGCCGTGGTGACGACCGCGTGCGCGATCGTCCCCCTCCTGCCCGGCCTCACCCTCTACCGCGGCGTCCTCGGCCTCACCTCGAACGCCGGCCCGAGCGCCGGGATCGAGCTCCTGCTCCAGGCGGGCATGATCGCGCTGGGCCTCGCCGGCGGAGTCACGCTCGGCCGGATCGCCTACCGCCGCCTGCGCACCCCGATCGTGCGGGCGGTGGCGCCGGTCCGCGCCCGGACCCGCCGGGACCGCGGGATCGAGCAGGCCCTCGCCGCCGACGTCCTCTACCCCGACGGCGCCGAGGCCGGGCAGGCGGACACCGCGCAGGTCGTCACGGCGCCGGGCAGCGGATCCGGCCTCACGGCGTCCGACCCGTCGGCGCCGGCCGCGGTCGACCCCGCACCGCTGCCCGACGAGCCGGCGCCGGCCGCCGAGGAGCCGTTCACCCGCACCGGGATCGTCCCGATCGTCAGCACGATCGGCGTGACGGAGCCGGTGCCGATCGTCACCGAGGAGGATCCGGCCGACCGGGGCTGACGACAGGGCCTGCTCCCGTGGTCGGCTCCTCGCCGCAGAGGGAGGCGCCGCGCCGGTCAGTCCGCGTGGCCCCGCACGACCGCGGTCCGGCGGGTGTCGATCACGATCACCGAGCCGAGCACGATCAGGGCGAGCGACACCGAGGCGAGCGTGTCGGTCAGCCAGTGGTGGCCGAGGTAGAGCCGCGCGACGATCTGGCCGGCGATCATCCCGAGCGAGAGCGCGAAGCCCCCGATCATGCAGCTCCGGGAGGAGCGGCGGGAGGCGAGGAGGAACGTGGTGATCAGGAAGAAGTCGCTCACGCCGGTGACGTGGCCGGAGGGGAACGAGAAGGTCCCGTCGGGCCCGAGCAGCATGTACTCGACCGGCGGGCGCATCCGCATCACGAGGTGAGCGGCCAGCTGCACGCTGACCATCCCGACGAGCATGCCGCCGGCCAGGAGGATCGGCCGCCAGAGGTGCCGCGCGAGGACGAACCAGAGCACGAGCACCGCCAGGATGATGACCGGCAGGTAGACCGGCCCGAAGACGGTGGCGAGCGCGTCCATCACGACCGTGCCCTCGGCGGAGCGCTTCTCGCGGAACCACTCGGCGACGACCGGATCGAGGACGGTGAGGCCGGTGCCGCTCGCGACCTGCGCGGTGAAGGCCGCGAAGAGGACGACGCCGACGCCGATGAGGCCGAAGCCGGCCCGGTCGAGGCCGCGGCGCGCCTCCGGGGCCATCACGCGCTCCTCCACGAGGAACCGCTGGTGGAAGCGGGCGCGGCGCGAGAGGGCGGGGGTGCTCATCCGCTCACCCTAGGGCTGCGGAGGCGCCGCCGACCGGGCCGTTCGCTCAGCGTCCTGCCGCGTAGTGCGTCTGGATCTGCTCCGGCGTGAGGACCGTCGAGTACACCGCGGCGTAGCGCAGGCTCCCGCCGAAGTACGAGGAGCCGACGTTCGGCCACTGGCCGCCCAGGCTGTCGTATCCGATCTTCCAGGTGCCCGTCGTGTTCTCGGCCGTGCGGTACGTGCTGTTCGAGGCGACCTTCACGCCGTCGACCCAGAGCGCGATGCCCGCCGTCGGCGAGAGCGTGGAGACGACGTGGTGCCAGAGCCCGTCGTTGACGGCTCGGGTGCTCGTGATGGTCTGCGCGGCGCCGTTGTAGACGCCGAAGACGAGCTTGCCGTCGGCACCGATGTAGGTGTGGCGGTCGTACTGGCCGCCGGGAGCGGTGGCGCCCGCGCTGAAGCTGAAGAGCTTGCCGCCGGCGTTCGTGGTCTTGAACCAGATCTCGGTGCTGAAGGTGCCGGGGTTCCTGATCTCCAGCGGCGTGCTCAGGTACTGGTTGGTGCCGTTCGGCGTCCACGAGCCGCCCGCGTCGCGCGGGCAGGCCTTGGGCGTCGCGGCGGAGCTGACCATCGCGGTCGGGAAGAGGCTGGTGGAGCGGTAGGTGCCCGGGTACTGGCCGGAGTCCGTGTCGGGCGCGGTCGTCGATCCGCTCGGCTGCGCGAGCGTGTAGGCGAAGAGCGCGGCCCCGCGGTCGGCGGCGAGGGCGCCGTCGCAGGTGAAGAACGCGGCGGCGCTGCCGACCGTGTTGGTCGAGTTCAGGATCGAGGCGGTGTACGCGCCGGAGGTGGCAGGGGCGGTGAGCAGCACGGCGGCCAGGGCGGCGGCGGCGAGGGCGGCGACGACAGACCTCGGGCGGGCGAGGAGGGTGCGCAGCCGCGCGGCCGGCGAGGCGGCGGAGAGGCGGTGCCGGCTCATGCCGTCTCCTCCTCGCGGGCGGCGCGGCGGCCGCGCTCGGCGGTCCGCTCCGGCTCGCCGGGGAGGCCGACGAAGACCGTGTAGAGCACCGGGATCGCGCAGAGCAGGACGAAGAGGACCCAGCCCCAGAACGGCAGGTGCAGAGCGGAGGAGAGGGCGTAGGCGTCTCCGTCGTGCGCCGGGATCTGCAGGCGGCCGACCTGTCCGGAGACCAGGTCGACGGGGTCGGCTCCCTCGGCGCTCACGCGGATGGGGAGGACGCCCGTCGAGACGAGCGTGGCGTTCGTCGTGCCGCTGTCGACCGTGGCCTCGAGGACGACGATGCCGACGAGCGGGCGGAGCACGAAGACGGTGACGGACGCGACGAGCGAGAGGCCGAGGATCCGCATCGACGCCCGCTGGGTGGGCGAGGCGATGAAGCGGGTGAGCAGCTGCACGAGGACGGCGCCGATGATCAGCAGCGGCAGGCCGCGCACGAGCCAGCCGAGCACCGGCAGCGCCGTGGTGACGACTCCGATGAGCTGGTCCTGGCCGGTGGCCCACGGATCGACGGCTCCGTTGATGTCGCCCTGGGTGCGGAGCGTGCCGTCGTCGGCGATCTCGACGACCCGGTGGGTGTAGGTCTCGTCGGGCGTGGTGGTGGGGTGGAAGCTGACCGCGTCGCCGACCCGGACGTCCTCGAGGGCCGTCGGCTCGGTGAGGACGAGGGTGCCGACCGGGGCGGCCGTGCCCATGGAGGGCGTCTGCACGATGAACCAGCGTCCGCCGGACGCGTGGAACAGGAGCGCCGCCGCGACCAGGACGGCCAGCAGAGCGGTCGTCGTCCCGATCAGGGCGGTGCGGAGGAGGGACCGGCGGGGGCGGTCGGTGCGGGGGCGGGCCGTCGGGGCGGTCGACTCGGGCGTCGCGGGCGACTCGGGGAGGCGGAGGTCGGCGGTGTCGACGAGGGTCATCGTGTCCGCCTCCTCCGGCGTGGTGCGAGCGGGGCCGTGGGGGGCCGGCCCCGCTCGCGGTTCAGGGTGTGGGTGGTGGGGGTGGGGGGATCTCGGGGGGAGAGGGGTTCTCGGGGGCGTGCGCCGTGCGGCGCGGTTCTCGGGGGGAGAGGGGGGGTTCTCGGGGCGGTGCAGGAGGAGCGCTGCGGGACGCTCCTCCCCCGGCCCGTCGCGCGGGGGCGCTCCGGGCCGGGTGGGGAGGGGATCAGCTCGCGAAGGTCCAGGTGAGCGGGAGCGAGGCGGACAGGCCCTGGTAGGCGTTGGTGGCCGACGAGTCGAGGGTCACGGCGATGGAGAAGGGGGTGGAGGTGCCGGGGGTGACCGGGGCGGTGTTGAGGGTCTTGACGGCCGAGCCGGCGAGGGTCGCGGCAGTGCCGGTGAAGACGGTGGTCCCGCCGGAGGTGATCACGACGTTGAGCTTGCCGCAGAAGTCGGTGGCGGAGCCGGAGGCGCCGGCCGCGACGTTGTTGCTCTGCGAGCAGGTGGCGCCGGGGGTCAGCGTGAAGGTGTTGGCGTTGACGGTGCCGGTGTTCTTCAGCGTGATCGCGGTGGTGACGGTCTGGCCGGGGACCATCGTGGTCGATCCGCCGAACTTGTTGATGGTCGCGCAGGTCGCGGTGTTGGTGCTGATCGAGCCGCCGTCGGTGCTGAGGCAGGTGATGGGGCTGGCGCCGGTCGACTTCTCCTCCATGACGAGCGAGCCGGAGGCGGCGGTGTTGCCGGTGTTGGAGATGCTCGCGACGAAGCCGGACAGGGTGCCGGACATCGAGACGGAGAGGAGAGCGGCGGCGGCGATGCTCGTCGCGATGGCGAGGGGAGCGAAGCGGACGCGCTTGGACTTGGCGGTGTGGGTCGACATGGCAGGACTCCTGATCGGGTGGGGCGGGCTGATGCTGAAGGGGGAGGGTCCGGCTGGTGGTCCGCCGAACTCGATTGACCGCTAAGTTACTTGATGGCCAAGATACATTGCAATCGTTTTTTCACCCCCTGTCCGGGTGACAGGCCGGGACCCCCGAGGGCGACCCGTACGATGACCCCAGCCCTACCCCGAGAAGGACGAATGACCACCGAGAGACCGACCCCGCGCGACGTCGACCAGGACGCGCCCGCCGTGCAGCTGCGGCAGTCGCTCCGCCTGCTCGAGAACGCGCAGCGGCACCTCCGCGCGAGCATCGCCGCCGGCGTGGGCGTGGGCATCTCGGAGCTCACCGCGCTCGAGATCCTCGGCGAGTCGCCCGACCTCACGCCGAAGTGGCTGGGTCTCGAGCTCTCCCTCTCGACGGGCGCCGTGACCGCGCTCCTCGACCGGCTGGCGACCGCCGGCCACGTCGACCGGCTCGCCAACCCGCAGGACCGCCGCAGCGTCCTCCTGCGCCTCACCGCCTCCGGGAAGCAGCTGCTCGCGCAGGTGGACGAGCGCTACGACGAGGTCAGCGCGGAGGTGCTGAAGGCCTCCCCCGGGCTGAACGGCATGGCGGACGACCTGGCGCGTGCCGCCGCGGTCATCACCGCGCACACGATCCGCTGATCCGCGCCAGTCGCTAGGAGTCCAGCGCCCGGGTCAGGGTCCAGACGTTGCGCCCCTCGGAGCGCTCGTGCTCGAACGTGGTCGTCAGCGCCTGGATGAGGGCGAGCCCGCGGCCCGACTCGGCGAAGACGTCCGGCATCTCCCGCGGCCCCGTGCCGATGTCCGGAGGATCGGCCGTGTCGACCAGCTCCGCGTGGATCGCGTCTCCCTCGACGCGCACGACGAGGCGGCAGACGATCGTCGTCGTCGACGTCGCGTGCTGGATGACGTTGTCGACCAGCTCGACCAGCGCCGTCTCGACGGCCATGCGGTCGCGGGTCGGCAGGTCCGGGCGCTCGCCCCAGAGCTCGGCGAGCATCTCGTGGACGACCTCGGTGTCGTCCGGGGGCGTGCGGAACCCGACGCTGCGCTCAGTCACGGTACGCGTCGCCGGCCGTGTCGAAGAGGGTGAGCACCCGGTCGAGGTTGGACAGCTGCAGCACCATCACGACCTGCTCGCTGGGCGCCGCGATCCGCAGGTCGCCGCCCGCCTGCCGCGCGGTCTTGAGAGCGCCGACCAGGGCGCCGAGGCCGGAGGAGTCCATGAACGTCACCGCGCTGAGCTCGACGACGATGCGGGGGCTGCCCTCGTCGATCGCCCGGCGGACGGCCGAGCGCAGCTCCGGAGCCGAGGCCGCGTTGAGCCGCCCCTCCCCCCGCAGCACGGCGATGTCGGGGGCGATCGTCTCGGTCGTGAACGTCATGCGGGGTCCTTCTCGGCGGAGCGGTCGGCGCCCGTGCGGGTCAGCACGAGGGCGGTGATGTCGTCGGACGCGGAGCCGGAGGCGGCGAGCGCCCTCAGCGCCTGCAGGAACGCGGCGGTGTCGGCGGAGTCGCGGGCGAGATCGACCGCGCGCGCCAGGGACTGCAGCGTCCCGTCGTAGAGGTCGAGGACGCCGTCGGTGAAGGCCAGGAGCGAGTCGCCGACCGCGAGCTCCACGGTCTGGGTGATCCAGCCGCCGTCCTCCGCGATGCCCAGCGGGAGGCCCAGTGCCGCGAGCCGCTGGAATGAGCCGTCGGCGCGGAGGAGGACGGTGAGCCCGTGGCCCGCGTCGACGAAGTCGATCCGGCCGGACGCGGTGTCGAGGCGCCCGTGGAAGAGGGTCGCGAAGGTCTCGGTGGCCGTGAAGTCGTCGTGCAGCTGGGCGCTCACCGCGCTGACGACCGCGTCGGGGTCGCCGCCCAGGCGCGCCCGGAACGCGGAGCGGATCGAGGCGGCCACGATCGCCGCTGCCGTCCCCTTGCCCATCACGTCCACGAGGGTCAGGTCGACCGTCTCGTCGTCGCCGCGCCAGCTGTAGAAGTCGCCGGTGATCGTCCACCGCGGCAGCGAGAGCCCCGAGAGCTCGTAGCCGGCGGGGTGGTGGAGGGAGGAGGGAGCCATCTGCGTCTGCATGTCGGCGGCGCGGTCGCGCTCCGCCGTGTCGCGCAGCTCGCGCTCGACCCACTCGCCGAACTCCTCGAGCAGCTGCCGCTCGTCCGGGGTGAGGCTCCGGGGCACGAAGTCGATGAGGCAGAGGGTGCCCAGCTGCAGGTCGCCCTCGACCGACAGCGGCCGCCCGGCGTAGAAGCGGACGTGCGGGTACCCCGCGACGTGCTCGTGCCCGACCCACGCCTCGTCGGCACCGAGGTCCGGCACGACGAAGGTGGTGCGCTTCTCGAGCGTCGCGTCGCAGAAGGTGCCGGCGCGCGGGTAGGCGAGCACGGCGTCCGGACGCTGTGGGGACTTCGTGAACAGCGTGGTGTCGTCGAGGAAGTGGATCTCGGCCACGGGCACGCGGAACAGCTCCTCGGCCATCCGCGTGATCCGGTCGAAGCGCTCCTCCGGAGCCGACCCCATCATCTCGAGCGCCTCGAGCGCCACCAGCCGCGGATCCTGCTCGGCCTCGATCATCCGTGCCCCCTTCCCCCTGCGCGCCGCGCCGGGACTCCCCGGAGCGCACACGCACCTCCGACCGTATCGCCCCGCCTGACGGGTGGGGGACCTTCGGCGCCTCTGTACCCCTCACGGGGTACGGCTGTCGCAGATCGCGCGGTCGGGAGCGTCGGCGGTGGCCGATCCCGGCCGTCCTCGCCTCCGTCTCTTGCCGCCGGACGGAGCGGACCCCTACTCTTCACCCGACGCTCCCCCGGCGACCCGCGAGCACCCGAAGCCCGCAGGCTCGTGGGCGTCGCCTCAGGAGCGCCCGTGCCCACCCAGCCGCGTCCCCTCCGCCGAACGCGCGCGGAGACGAACCGACCCTCTCGATCCGACGCGCCCCGGCGCGGGAGCCCGCTCGCTGCGGCGCTCCTGCTGGTGACCGCCCTGATCCTCCCGCTCGCCGCCGCGCCGACCGCGTCCGCCGTCGACTCGGCGGGCGACGAGTACGACGCGATGCGCCTCGGCCTCGTCGCCGATCTGACGGGCACGATCCCCGGCAGCCTGAGCGTCGGCGGCCTCGCCGCGGCGAAGGGCCGCCTCGTCGCTGAGGCCGAGGGCTACTGGTCGACGCTCGAGACCGGCGGCGGCGAGCCCTGGCCCGACCTGGTCACGGGCACCTCGGCGGTGGAGGTGTGGGCCGCCTACAAGCGGGTCACCGTCCTCGCGACCGCGCTGAAGACCCCCGGGACCGCCCTCACCGGCGACCCGGCGCTCCTCCGCGACGTCGTCACGACCGCCGACTGGCTCTCGGCGAACCGCTACAACCGCTCGACCACCGGCACCTCCCGCTGGTGGGAGCAGCAGATCGGCATCCCGCTCGAGCTGAACAGCATCACCGCCCTCCTCTACCCCGACCTCTCGGCGGCGCAGGTGCAGGCCTACCTGTCGGCCTCGACGCGCTTCGCCGACACCGTCACCCGGACCGGCGCCAACCGCGTCTGGACGGCGGCGGTCATCGCCGGGCGGGCGGTGCTGCTGAAGCAGCCGACGAAGATCGCGGAGGCGGCCGCCGGCATCGACCCGGCGCTGCGGACGGTGGCGTCCGGCGACGGCTTCCACGCCGACGGCTCCTTCGTGCAGCACAGCGTCTTCGCCTACAGCGGCGGGTACGGGCTCTCGATGCTCGACACCCTCGACGACCTGTACGCGCTACTCGACGGCTCCCGCTGGGAGATCACGAGCCCGGAGGCGCTCGGCGTGTACGACCGGCTCGCCTCCTCCTTCGCCCCCGTCACCTGGTGCGGCGCCGTGATGTCGACGGTCCGCGGCCGCGAGACCGCGCGGGCGGAGTCGGAGGACGGCGACGTCGGCGTCCAGCTGCAGGCGGCGGTGCTGCGCCTCGCCGACAGCGCCCCGCCCGCGGCCCGGACCCGGACGAACGCGCTGGCGAAGAGCTGGCTGGCCTGCAACGCCGGCAGCCCCGTGAGCATCGAGACGGCCGGATCCGTCAGCGACGTCGTGCGCGCGCGGCTCGTCCTCGCCGACACGGGCCTGACCGCGACCCCGATCGGCTCGGGCGTCCGGGCCTTCGCCGGCATGGACCGCTTCACGCGGACCACGGCGACCTCGGGCTTCGCCGTCGGCCTGTCGAGCACGCGGATCGCCCGCTACGAGTCGCTCAACGGCGAGAACCGCAGCGGCTGGTACACCGGCGACGGAGCGACGTCGCTCCACCTGGGCAGCGGGCGCCAGTACGACGACGGCTACTGGACCACGGCGAACCCGTACCGGATGCCCGGCACCACCGAGGACACGATCGTCCGGAGCGCGGGCGAGGGCGCGTCGTCCCGCCCGACGACGACCTTCACCGGGAGCCTCGAGAGCCCGTCGCGGCGGACGGGGATCGCGGCGCTCGACTTCGACGCGGCGTCGGTGAGCCTGGTCGCGAAGAAGGCCTGGTTCACCTTCGACGACGAGATCCTCGCGCTCGGCTCCGGGATCACGGCGACCGACATGTCCGGGACCGGCTGGGACGGGGCGCGCCGGCGCGCGGAGACGGTGATCGACGACCGCCGCGACCTCGCTCCCGATGCGAGGCTCCGCGTGGACGGCGTCCTCCGCGGTGCGGAGGCGACCGCCACGAGCACCGCCCGCTGGGCCTCGATCACCGGCTCCGCGGAGTCGGTGGGCTACGTCTTCCCGACGCCGATCGCCCTGACCGCGCAGGGGCGGACCCGCACCGGAGCCTGGAGCGCCGTGAGCGCCGCCGGTCCGACGGCGCCGGTGACCGGCCACTACTACTCCCTCACGACGAGCCACGGCACGAACCCGACCGGCGCCTCGTACGCGTACACGGTCCTCCCCGGCGCCTCCGAGGCGGCGACCGCCGCGTACGCGGTGGACCCGGACGTGACCGTGCTCAGCAACACCCCCCAGCTGAGCGCCGCCCGCGACCGCTCGACCGGCACCGTGAGCGCCGTGTCGTGGAAGGCCGGGACCACGAGCCCCGTGCTCGTCGGAGGCACCCGGGTCGCGAGCATCACCGGCGCCGGACTGGTCTCGATCCGGGAGGACGCGGACACGGTGACCGTCTCGACCGTCGACCCGACGCAGGTCTCGACGAGCGCGCTCACCGTGACGCTCGCGCGGCCGACCGCGGGCACGGTGTCCTCGAGCGCCGCCTTGAGCGTGACGAGCAGGACGAGCACCGCGACGACGATCACGTTCCGGCCGAGCGGGCTGAAGGGAGCGACGGCGTCCATCGTGCTCGCGAAGAGCGCCGCCACCCCGGTATCGACGGCCACGCCCACGCCGACC
This window harbors:
- a CDS encoding polysaccharide lyase 8 family protein; protein product: MTALILPLAAAPTASAVDSAGDEYDAMRLGLVADLTGTIPGSLSVGGLAAAKGRLVAEAEGYWSTLETGGGEPWPDLVTGTSAVEVWAAYKRVTVLATALKTPGTALTGDPALLRDVVTTADWLSANRYNRSTTGTSRWWEQQIGIPLELNSITALLYPDLSAAQVQAYLSASTRFADTVTRTGANRVWTAAVIAGRAVLLKQPTKIAEAAAGIDPALRTVASGDGFHADGSFVQHSVFAYSGGYGLSMLDTLDDLYALLDGSRWEITSPEALGVYDRLASSFAPVTWCGAVMSTVRGRETARAESEDGDVGVQLQAAVLRLADSAPPAARTRTNALAKSWLACNAGSPVSIETAGSVSDVVRARLVLADTGLTATPIGSGVRAFAGMDRFTRTTATSGFAVGLSSTRIARYESLNGENRSGWYTGDGATSLHLGSGRQYDDGYWTTANPYRMPGTTEDTIVRSAGEGASSRPTTTFTGSLESPSRRTGIAALDFDAASVSLVAKKAWFTFDDEILALGSGITATDMSGTGWDGARRRAETVIDDRRDLAPDARLRVDGVLRGAEATATSTARWASITGSAESVGYVFPTPIALTAQGRTRTGAWSAVSAAGPTAPVTGHYYSLTTSHGTNPTGASYAYTVLPGASEAATAAYAVDPDVTVLSNTPQLSAARDRSTGTVSAVSWKAGTTSPVLVGGTRVASITGAGLVSIREDADTVTVSTVDPTQVSTSALTVTLARPTAGTVSSSAALSVTSRTSTATTITFRPSGLKGATASIVLAKSAATPVSTATPTPTATAAPTSTSTPTATATPLAAVGAGTHQNGSPAVADTGTWSTTSSSADSGGGVSFSSTGGASATLRFTGTGVSWVSRRSSTSGIDEVRLDGVLVASVDRYSATTRSAQTVWTSGILPAGTHTVTITRGSTRNAAATGGNLIHDAFVVRG